From a region of the Oryza sativa Japonica Group chromosome 6, ASM3414082v1 genome:
- the LOC4340422 gene encoding serine/threonine-protein kinase RIPK, which translates to MARGLFACFGRGGEEAEEEAGKRPALRRRRTVNLRSLSLEDLSRTLAKTNLHAFTLDELKAATKNFSTSNFLGEGGFGPVYKGFVDGELRPGALESQHVAVKYLDSDGVQGHREWLAEVVYLGMLSHPHLVKLVGFCNQDDHRMLVYEYMPRGSLENHLFKNLLASLPWSTRLKIAVGAAKGLAFLHEAETPVIYRDFKASNILLDKDYTAKLSDFGLAKEGPQGDATHVTTRVMGTHGYAAPEYILTGHLTARSDVYSFGVVLLELLTGRRSVDKRRRGREQNLVDWARPYLRRADRLHRIMDPSLELQYSARAAHAAAKVAHQCLQSVPKSRPCMRDVVDALEPLLAVDDDVPMGPFVFTVGGEEAAAAAAGSSAAGDAGDDEPARGSRRGKKHVTSAVHAESPLRDGRYASRVKRPESPPSVI; encoded by the exons ATGGCGAGGGGGCTGTTTGCGTGctttgggaggggaggggaggaggcggaggaggaagcagGGAAGAGGccggcgctgcggcggcggaggacggtgAACCTCAGGTCGCTGTCGCTGGAGGACCTGTCGCGGACGCTGGCGAAGACGAACCTGCACGCCTTCACCCTGGACGAGCTCAAGGCGGCGACCAAGAACTTCTCCACCAGCAACTTCCTCGGCGAGGGCGGGTTCGGGCCGGTGTACAAGGGCttcgtcgacggcgagctccGCCCCGGCGCCCTCGAGTCGCAGCACGTCGCCGTCAAGTACCTCGACAGCGACGGCGTCCAGGGCCACCGCGAGTGGCTG GCTGAGGTGGTGTATCTGGGGATGCTGAGCCATCCTCATCTGGTGAAGCTGGTAGGATTCTGCAACCAAGATGATCACAGGATGCTGGTCTACGAGTACATGCCAAGAGGCAGCCTCGAGAACCACCTGTTCAAGA ATCTTCTTGCTTCGTTGCCATGGTCGACGCGGCTGAAGATCGCCGTCGGCGCGGCGAAGGGGCTCGCCTTCCTGCACGAGGCCGAGACGCCGGTGATCTACCGCGACTTCAAGGCCTCCAACATTCTTCTCGACAAG GATTACACGGCGAAGCTGTCGGACTTTGGGCTGGCGAAGGAGGGGCCGCAGGGGGACGCGACGCACGTGACGACGCGGGTGATGGGCACGCACGGGTACGCGGCGCCGGAGTACATCCTGACGGGCCACCTGACGGCGAGgagcgacgtgtacagcttcggcgtcgTTCTGCTGGAGCTGctcaccggccgccgctccgtcgacaagcggcggcgcggccgggagCAGAACCTCGTGGACTGGGCGCGCCCCtacctccgccgcgccgaccgGCTGCACCGCATCATGGACCCCAGCCTCGAGCTGCAGTACTCGGCGCgcgccgcgcacgccgccgcgaaGGTGGCGCACCAGTGCCTGCAGAGCGTGCCCAAGTCGCGCCCCTGCATGCGCGACGTCGTCGACGCGCTCGagccgctgctcgccgtcgacgacgacgtgccCATGGGCCCGTTCGTGTTCacggtcggcggcgaggaggcggcggcggcggcggccgggagtagcgccgccggcgacgccggcgacgacgagccggcgaggggGAGCCGGCGGGGAAAGAAGCACGTCACGTCGGCCGTGCACGCGGAGAGCCCGCTGCGCGACGGCCGGTACGCGAGCAGGGTGAAACGACCGGAGAGCCCACCGAGTGTGATCTGA